A part of Andrena cerasifolii isolate SP2316 chromosome 10, iyAndCera1_principal, whole genome shotgun sequence genomic DNA contains:
- the Ranbp16 gene encoding ran-binding protein 16 isoform X3 — protein sequence MCVPNILLPGNGVFVRCYCTVYCRTTEVRQLELLCKQLYESQDSAHRAEAEKALVAFQNAPDTLTKCQLLLDRGDSAYAQLLAATTLTKLVSRSAGLSLQQRLDIRNYVLNYLATQPKLPNFVIQALVTLFARISKLGWFDSDKDEFVFRNVVSDVAKFLQGSVEHCMIGVQFLSQLTCEMNHVSDVDANRSLTKHRKIASSFRDTQLFEIFKLSCTLLSTARENCKNLNFNDEAQHGLIRELLKLAQNCLTFDFVGTSADESSEDLSAIQIPNSWRPVFLDSKSLKLFFDLYHSLPYTLSSLALSCLVQMASVRRSLFSNPERTQFLTHLVNGVIHIIQNPRGLSDPGNYHEFCRLLLRLKSNFQLGELILLEHYPEDIQLIAKFTVQSLQMWQFSPNSLHYLLALWHKLVSSIPYVKAGDRHLLDIYTPEVVNAYITSRFESVAVVVRERLEDPLDDLGVVHLQLEQISVIGRCEYQKTYTLLVQLFDQAARAYQELMTQPQASPAQQMDTSIQEGQLTWLVYIIGGVIGGKVTFNTNEEYDAMDGELVCRVLQLMNLTDSRLAQGGCEKLELAMLSFFEQFRKIYVGEQVQKNPKVYRRLSDVLGVNDESMILGILIRKIITNLKYWGRSEQIISKTLQLLNDLSVGYSCVRKLVKLEEVQFMLNNHTGEHFPFLGNNVPVTEMRCRSMFYTSLGRLLMVDLGEDEERFHTFMLPLTGALESLGQLMGAADPSLFAAEEAKKALIGLARDLRGLAYAFNTKTSYMMLFDWIYPNYTPILLHAVELWHYQPQVTTPVLKLFAELVQNRCQRLQFDASSPNGILLFREASKVICSYGNRILGVDVPKDQIYPLKLKGISICFSMLKAALCGNYVNFGAFRLYGDEALDNALNTFVKLLLSIPQSDLLDYPKLSTTYYVLLECLAQDHMVFLSTLEPRVFLYILSSISEGLTALGAQKDSYTDTMVCTGCCATLDHIVTYLFKQLYPKGGGDLLQVLKQHPEILQQILSTVLNVIMFEDCRNQWSMSRPLLGLILLNEEYFNQLRENIIRSQPVDKQATMAQWFENLMEGIERNLLTRNRDRFTQNLSLLIKDINDILKGPYTSVNSVSDMMAL from the exons ATGTGTGTCCCGAACATTTTGCTGCCGGGAAACGGAGTATTCGTTCGATGCTACTGCACTGTTTATTGCCGGACGACA GAAGTACGGCAGCTGGAGTTGCTGTGCAAGCAGTTGTATGAGTCTCAAGATTCTGCGCATCGCGCAGAGGCAGAGAAAGCGCTTGTTGCATTTCAAAATGCACCGGATACGCTTACAAAATGCCAGCTCCTACTTGATCGAGGAGATTCTGCGTACGCTCAGTTATTGGCGGCCACCACATTGACAAAATTGGTTTCACGTTCGGCGGGGCTCAGCTTACAACAAAGGCTGGACATAC GGAATTATGTTCTCAACTATTTAGCAACTCAACCAAAATTACCAAACTTTGTGATACAAGCTTTGGTTACGTTATTCGCTAGGATATCCAAGCTTGGTTGGTTCGATTCTGATAAAGACGAATTCGTCTTTAGAAATGTGGTCAGCGACGTAGCAAAATTTCTTCAG GGATCCGTGGAACACTGTATGATAGGAGTCCAGTTCCTTTCTCAACTGACTTGTGAAATGAATCATGTGTCGGACGTAGATGCGAATAGGTCTCTTACGAAACATAGAAAAATTGCCAGTAGCTTCAGAGATACGCAGCTTTTTGAAATATTCAAGTTGTCGTGCACTTTATTAAGTACAGCACGCgagaattgtaaaaatttaaatttcaacgaCGAAGCACAG CACGGTCTGATCAGGGAGCTTTTAAAGCTTGCTCAGAACTGTTTAACATTCGACTTTGTCGGAACATCAGCGGATGAAAGTTCGGAAGACCTTAGTGCGATACAAATTCCAAACAGCTGGAGGCCTGTATTCTTGGATTCGAAATCGTTAAAGCTCTTCTTTGATTTATATCATAGTTTACCGTACACGTTGTCATCGTTGGCCCTCTCGTGTTTGGTCCAAATGGCATCTGTTAGGAGGAGTTTATTTTCAAATCCAGAAAGAACACAATTCCTAACGCACTTGGTTAATGGTGTGATACACATAATACAAAATCCTCGTGGCTTGAGCGACCCTGGAAACTACCATGAATTTTGTAGACTACTGTTGAGATTAAAAAGCAACTTTCAACTCGGAGAACTGATCTTACTTGAGCATTATCCAGAAGATATACAGTTAATTGCAAAGTTCACAGTACAGAGCTTACAAATGTGGCAATTCTCACCAAACAGTTTGCATTACCTTCTAGCCCTGTGGCACAAGCTGGTGTCATCTATACCTTACGTGAAAGCAGGAGATCGACATTTATTAGACATATACACGCCAGAAGTTGTAAACGCATATATCACTTCAAGATTTGAATCGGTTGCGGTCGTAGTTAGGGAACGTTTGGAAGACCCGCTCGATGATTTAGGGGTGGTACATTTACAATTAGAGCAAATATCGGTAATTGGCAGGTGTGAATATCAAAAGACATATACCTTGTTGGTACAACTGTTTGATCAAGCTGCCAGAGCTTACCAAGAATTAATGACGCAGCCCCAAGCATCTCCGGCCCAACAAATGGATACATCTATACAAGAGGGTCAACTCACATGGCTTGTGTACATTATAG gtgGTGTCATTGGTGGGAAAGTAACATTTAACACCAACGAAGAGTATGACGCGATGGATGGTGAATTAGTCTGCAGAGTACTTCAATTAATGAATTTGACTGATTCGAGACTCGCGCAAGGTGGCTGTGAGAAATTGGAGTTGGCAATGTTGAGTTTCTTTGAGCAATTTCGTAAAATATATGTAGGCGAACAGGTTCAAAAAAATCCAAAGGTATACAGAAGACTGTCGGATGTTCTGGGAGTGAACGATGAATCTATGATACTCGGTATTCTTATCCGAAAGAT AATAACAAATCTCAAGTATTGGGGTCGTAGCGAGCAAATTATTTCCAAAACGTTACAACTATTAAACGATCTCTCTGTGGGTTATAGCTGTGTTCGTAAACTTGTAAAATTAGAAGAAGTACAATTTATGCTCAACAATCACACA GGAGAGCATTTTCCATTTTTGGGAAACAACGTCCCTGTAACGGAAATGCGTTGCAGATCAATGTTCTACACGTCCCTGGGTAGATTACTGATGGTAGATTTGGGGGAAGACGAAGAAAGGTTTCACACGTTTATGTTACCCTTAACGG GCGCATTAGAGAGCTTGGGTCAATTAATGGGCGCTGCCGATCCTTCGCTTTTCGCGGCAGAAGAAGCAAAAAAGGCACTGATCGGCTTAGCGAGAGACCTGAGGGGTTTAGCTTATGCGTTTAATACAAAAACATCATACATGATGCTGTTCGATTGGAT ATATCCAAATTACACACCAATTTTATTGCACGCTGTGGAATTATGGCACTATCAACCGCAAGTTACAACACCTGTCCTGAAATTATTTGCCGAATTAGTACAAAATAGGTGTCAACGATTACAATTTGACGCATCTTCTCCGAATGGGATTCTATTATTTCGGGAGGCTAGTAAAGTAATATGTAGTTACGGTAATCGCATATTGGGCGTTGATGTTCCAAAGGATCAAATATACCCTTTAAAACTCAAGGGAATAAGTATATGCTTTAGTATGTTAAAAGCAGCTTTATGTGGCAACTACGTGAATTTTGGAGCGTTCAGATTGTACGGTGACGAAGCATTGGACAACGCGCTGAACACATTTGTAAAATTACTTCTCAGTATACCACAGAGTGATTTACTG GATTACCCGAAACTATCTACAACGTATTACGTGTTACTCGAGTGCTTGGCACAGGATCACATGGTTTTCCTCTCTACCTTAGAACCCAGAGTTTTCTTGTACATTCTATCGAGCATCAGTGAAGGCCTTACAGCATTAGGTGCGCAAAAAGACTCCTATACAG ATACAATGGTTTGTACTGGTTGCTGCGCCACTCTTGATCATATCGTgacatatttatttaaacaacttTATCCAAAAG GTGGTGGAGATTTATTACAAGTTCTAAAGCAACATCCCGAAATCCTTCAGCAAATATTGAGCACTGTATTAAATGTGATAATGTTCGAGGACTGTAGGAATCAATGGAGTATGTCACGTCCCCTTTTAggattaattcttttaaacgaaGAA TATTTTAATCAATTACGAGAAAATATCATTAGAAGCCAACCAGTTGATAAGCAGGCAACAATGGCACAATGGTTTGAGAACCTCATGGAAGGAATTGAAAGGAATTTACTCACAAGGAATAGAGATag GTTTACACAAAATTTATCGTTGCTTATAAAAGATATAAATGATATCTTGAAGGGACCTTATACATCTGTAAACTCTGTCAGTGATATGATGGCTTTGTAG
- the Ranbp16 gene encoding ran-binding protein 16 isoform X4: MCVPNILLPGNGVFVRCYCTVYCRTTEVRQLELLCKQLYESQDSAHRAEAEKALVAFQNAPDTLTKCQLLLDRGDSAYAQLLAATTLTKLVSRSAGLSLQQRLDIRNYVLNYLATQPKLPNFVIQALVTLFARISKLGWFDSDKDEFVFRNVVSDVAKFLQGSVEHCMIGVQFLSQLTCEMNHVSDVDANRSLTKHRKIASSFRDTQLFEIFKLSCTLLSTARENCKNLNFNDEAQHGLIRELLKLAQNCLTFDFVGTSADESSEDLSAIQIPNSWRPVFLDSKSLKLFFDLYHSLPYTLSSLALSCLVQMASVRRSLFSNPERTQFLTHLVNGVIHIIQNPRGLSDPGNYHEFCRLLLRLKSNFQLGELILLEHYPEDIQLIAKFTVQSLQMWQFSPNSLHYLLALWHKLVSSIPYVKAGDRHLLDIYTPEVVNAYITSRFESVAVVVRERLEDPLDDLGVVHLQLEQISVIGRCEYQKTYTLLVQLFDQAARAYQELMTQPQASPAQQMDTSIQEGQLTWLVYIIGGVIGGKVTFNTNEEYDAMDGELVCRVLQLMNLTDSRLAQGGCEKLELAMLSFFEQFRKIYVGEQVQKNPKVYRRLSDVLGVNDESMILGILIRKIITNLKYWGRSEQIISKTLQLLNDLSVGYSCVRKLVKLEEVQFMLNNHTGEHFPFLGNNVPVTEMRCRSMFYTSLGRLLMVDLGEDEERFHTFMLPLTGALESLGQLMGAADPSLFAAEEAKKALIGLARDLRGLAYAFNTKTSYMMLFDWIYPNYTPILLHAVELWHYQPQVTTPVLKLFAELVQNRCQRLQFDASSPNGILLFREASKVICSYGNRILGVDVPKDQIYPLKLKGISICFSMLKAALCGNYVNFGAFRLYGDEALDNALNTFVKLLLSIPQSDLLDYPKLSTTYYVLLECLAQDHMVFLSTLEPRVFLYILSSISEGLTALDTMVCTGCCATLDHIVTYLFKQLYPKGGGDLLQVLKQHPEILQQILSTVLNVIMFEDCRNQWSMSRPLLGLILLNEEYFNQLRENIIRSQPVDKQATMAQWFENLMEGIERNLLTRNRDRFTQNLSLLIKDINDILKGPYTSVNSVSDMMAL; the protein is encoded by the exons ATGTGTGTCCCGAACATTTTGCTGCCGGGAAACGGAGTATTCGTTCGATGCTACTGCACTGTTTATTGCCGGACGACA GAAGTACGGCAGCTGGAGTTGCTGTGCAAGCAGTTGTATGAGTCTCAAGATTCTGCGCATCGCGCAGAGGCAGAGAAAGCGCTTGTTGCATTTCAAAATGCACCGGATACGCTTACAAAATGCCAGCTCCTACTTGATCGAGGAGATTCTGCGTACGCTCAGTTATTGGCGGCCACCACATTGACAAAATTGGTTTCACGTTCGGCGGGGCTCAGCTTACAACAAAGGCTGGACATAC GGAATTATGTTCTCAACTATTTAGCAACTCAACCAAAATTACCAAACTTTGTGATACAAGCTTTGGTTACGTTATTCGCTAGGATATCCAAGCTTGGTTGGTTCGATTCTGATAAAGACGAATTCGTCTTTAGAAATGTGGTCAGCGACGTAGCAAAATTTCTTCAG GGATCCGTGGAACACTGTATGATAGGAGTCCAGTTCCTTTCTCAACTGACTTGTGAAATGAATCATGTGTCGGACGTAGATGCGAATAGGTCTCTTACGAAACATAGAAAAATTGCCAGTAGCTTCAGAGATACGCAGCTTTTTGAAATATTCAAGTTGTCGTGCACTTTATTAAGTACAGCACGCgagaattgtaaaaatttaaatttcaacgaCGAAGCACAG CACGGTCTGATCAGGGAGCTTTTAAAGCTTGCTCAGAACTGTTTAACATTCGACTTTGTCGGAACATCAGCGGATGAAAGTTCGGAAGACCTTAGTGCGATACAAATTCCAAACAGCTGGAGGCCTGTATTCTTGGATTCGAAATCGTTAAAGCTCTTCTTTGATTTATATCATAGTTTACCGTACACGTTGTCATCGTTGGCCCTCTCGTGTTTGGTCCAAATGGCATCTGTTAGGAGGAGTTTATTTTCAAATCCAGAAAGAACACAATTCCTAACGCACTTGGTTAATGGTGTGATACACATAATACAAAATCCTCGTGGCTTGAGCGACCCTGGAAACTACCATGAATTTTGTAGACTACTGTTGAGATTAAAAAGCAACTTTCAACTCGGAGAACTGATCTTACTTGAGCATTATCCAGAAGATATACAGTTAATTGCAAAGTTCACAGTACAGAGCTTACAAATGTGGCAATTCTCACCAAACAGTTTGCATTACCTTCTAGCCCTGTGGCACAAGCTGGTGTCATCTATACCTTACGTGAAAGCAGGAGATCGACATTTATTAGACATATACACGCCAGAAGTTGTAAACGCATATATCACTTCAAGATTTGAATCGGTTGCGGTCGTAGTTAGGGAACGTTTGGAAGACCCGCTCGATGATTTAGGGGTGGTACATTTACAATTAGAGCAAATATCGGTAATTGGCAGGTGTGAATATCAAAAGACATATACCTTGTTGGTACAACTGTTTGATCAAGCTGCCAGAGCTTACCAAGAATTAATGACGCAGCCCCAAGCATCTCCGGCCCAACAAATGGATACATCTATACAAGAGGGTCAACTCACATGGCTTGTGTACATTATAG gtgGTGTCATTGGTGGGAAAGTAACATTTAACACCAACGAAGAGTATGACGCGATGGATGGTGAATTAGTCTGCAGAGTACTTCAATTAATGAATTTGACTGATTCGAGACTCGCGCAAGGTGGCTGTGAGAAATTGGAGTTGGCAATGTTGAGTTTCTTTGAGCAATTTCGTAAAATATATGTAGGCGAACAGGTTCAAAAAAATCCAAAGGTATACAGAAGACTGTCGGATGTTCTGGGAGTGAACGATGAATCTATGATACTCGGTATTCTTATCCGAAAGAT AATAACAAATCTCAAGTATTGGGGTCGTAGCGAGCAAATTATTTCCAAAACGTTACAACTATTAAACGATCTCTCTGTGGGTTATAGCTGTGTTCGTAAACTTGTAAAATTAGAAGAAGTACAATTTATGCTCAACAATCACACA GGAGAGCATTTTCCATTTTTGGGAAACAACGTCCCTGTAACGGAAATGCGTTGCAGATCAATGTTCTACACGTCCCTGGGTAGATTACTGATGGTAGATTTGGGGGAAGACGAAGAAAGGTTTCACACGTTTATGTTACCCTTAACGG GCGCATTAGAGAGCTTGGGTCAATTAATGGGCGCTGCCGATCCTTCGCTTTTCGCGGCAGAAGAAGCAAAAAAGGCACTGATCGGCTTAGCGAGAGACCTGAGGGGTTTAGCTTATGCGTTTAATACAAAAACATCATACATGATGCTGTTCGATTGGAT ATATCCAAATTACACACCAATTTTATTGCACGCTGTGGAATTATGGCACTATCAACCGCAAGTTACAACACCTGTCCTGAAATTATTTGCCGAATTAGTACAAAATAGGTGTCAACGATTACAATTTGACGCATCTTCTCCGAATGGGATTCTATTATTTCGGGAGGCTAGTAAAGTAATATGTAGTTACGGTAATCGCATATTGGGCGTTGATGTTCCAAAGGATCAAATATACCCTTTAAAACTCAAGGGAATAAGTATATGCTTTAGTATGTTAAAAGCAGCTTTATGTGGCAACTACGTGAATTTTGGAGCGTTCAGATTGTACGGTGACGAAGCATTGGACAACGCGCTGAACACATTTGTAAAATTACTTCTCAGTATACCACAGAGTGATTTACTG GATTACCCGAAACTATCTACAACGTATTACGTGTTACTCGAGTGCTTGGCACAGGATCACATGGTTTTCCTCTCTACCTTAGAACCCAGAGTTTTCTTGTACATTCTATCGAGCATCAGTGAAGGCCTTACAGCATTAG ATACAATGGTTTGTACTGGTTGCTGCGCCACTCTTGATCATATCGTgacatatttatttaaacaacttTATCCAAAAG GTGGTGGAGATTTATTACAAGTTCTAAAGCAACATCCCGAAATCCTTCAGCAAATATTGAGCACTGTATTAAATGTGATAATGTTCGAGGACTGTAGGAATCAATGGAGTATGTCACGTCCCCTTTTAggattaattcttttaaacgaaGAA TATTTTAATCAATTACGAGAAAATATCATTAGAAGCCAACCAGTTGATAAGCAGGCAACAATGGCACAATGGTTTGAGAACCTCATGGAAGGAATTGAAAGGAATTTACTCACAAGGAATAGAGATag GTTTACACAAAATTTATCGTTGCTTATAAAAGATATAAATGATATCTTGAAGGGACCTTATACATCTGTAAACTCTGTCAGTGATATGATGGCTTTGTAG
- the Ranbp16 gene encoding ran-binding protein 16 isoform X7 produces the protein MDHIQEVRQLELLCKQLYESQDSAHRAEAEKALVAFQNAPDTLTKCQLLLDRGDSAYAQLLAATTLTKLVSRSAGLSLQQRLDIRNYVLNYLATQPKLPNFVIQALVTLFARISKLGWFDSDKDEFVFRNVVSDVAKFLQGSVEHCMIGVQFLSQLTCEMNHVSDVDANRSLTKHRKIASSFRDTQLFEIFKLSCTLLSTARENCKNLNFNDEAQHGLIRELLKLAQNCLTFDFVGTSADESSEDLSAIQIPNSWRPVFLDSKSLKLFFDLYHSLPYTLSSLALSCLVQMASVRRSLFSNPERTQFLTHLVNGVIHIIQNPRGLSDPGNYHEFCRLLLRLKSNFQLGELILLEHYPEDIQLIAKFTVQSLQMWQFSPNSLHYLLALWHKLVSSIPYVKAGDRHLLDIYTPEVVNAYITSRFESVAVVVRERLEDPLDDLGVVHLQLEQISVIGRCEYQKTYTLLVQLFDQAARAYQELMTQPQASPAQQMDTSIQEGQLTWLVYIIGGVIGGKVTFNTNEEYDAMDGELVCRVLQLMNLTDSRLAQGGCEKLELAMLSFFEQFRKIYVGEQVQKNPKVYRRLSDVLGVNDESMILGILIRKIITNLKYWGRSEQIISKTLQLLNDLSVGYSCVRKLVKLEEVQFMLNNHTGEHFPFLGNNVPVTEMRCRSMFYTSLGRLLMVDLGEDEERFHTFMLPLTGALESLGQLMGAADPSLFAAEEAKKALIGLARDLRGLAYAFNTKTSYMMLFDWIYPNYTPILLHAVELWHYQPQVTTPVLKLFAELVQNRCQRLQFDASSPNGILLFREASKVICSYGNRILGVDVPKDQIYPLKLKGISICFSMLKAALCGNYVNFGAFRLYGDEALDNALNTFVKLLLSIPQSDLLDYPKLSTTYYVLLECLAQDHMVFLSTLEPRVFLYILSSISEGLTALDTMVCTGCCATLDHIVTYLFKQLYPKGGYARRKNAVVPGGGDLLQVLKQHPEILQQILSTVLNVIMFEDCRNQWSMSRPLLGLILLNEEYFNQLRENIIRSQPVDKQATMAQWFENLMEGIERNLLTRNRDRFTQNLSLLIKDINDILKGPYTSVNSVSDMMAL, from the exons ATGGATCACATACAGGAAGTACGGCAGCTGGAGTTGCTGTGCAAGCAGTTGTATGAGTCTCAAGATTCTGCGCATCGCGCAGAGGCAGAGAAAGCGCTTGTTGCATTTCAAAATGCACCGGATACGCTTACAAAATGCCAGCTCCTACTTGATCGAGGAGATTCTGCGTACGCTCAGTTATTGGCGGCCACCACATTGACAAAATTGGTTTCACGTTCGGCGGGGCTCAGCTTACAACAAAGGCTGGACATAC GGAATTATGTTCTCAACTATTTAGCAACTCAACCAAAATTACCAAACTTTGTGATACAAGCTTTGGTTACGTTATTCGCTAGGATATCCAAGCTTGGTTGGTTCGATTCTGATAAAGACGAATTCGTCTTTAGAAATGTGGTCAGCGACGTAGCAAAATTTCTTCAG GGATCCGTGGAACACTGTATGATAGGAGTCCAGTTCCTTTCTCAACTGACTTGTGAAATGAATCATGTGTCGGACGTAGATGCGAATAGGTCTCTTACGAAACATAGAAAAATTGCCAGTAGCTTCAGAGATACGCAGCTTTTTGAAATATTCAAGTTGTCGTGCACTTTATTAAGTACAGCACGCgagaattgtaaaaatttaaatttcaacgaCGAAGCACAG CACGGTCTGATCAGGGAGCTTTTAAAGCTTGCTCAGAACTGTTTAACATTCGACTTTGTCGGAACATCAGCGGATGAAAGTTCGGAAGACCTTAGTGCGATACAAATTCCAAACAGCTGGAGGCCTGTATTCTTGGATTCGAAATCGTTAAAGCTCTTCTTTGATTTATATCATAGTTTACCGTACACGTTGTCATCGTTGGCCCTCTCGTGTTTGGTCCAAATGGCATCTGTTAGGAGGAGTTTATTTTCAAATCCAGAAAGAACACAATTCCTAACGCACTTGGTTAATGGTGTGATACACATAATACAAAATCCTCGTGGCTTGAGCGACCCTGGAAACTACCATGAATTTTGTAGACTACTGTTGAGATTAAAAAGCAACTTTCAACTCGGAGAACTGATCTTACTTGAGCATTATCCAGAAGATATACAGTTAATTGCAAAGTTCACAGTACAGAGCTTACAAATGTGGCAATTCTCACCAAACAGTTTGCATTACCTTCTAGCCCTGTGGCACAAGCTGGTGTCATCTATACCTTACGTGAAAGCAGGAGATCGACATTTATTAGACATATACACGCCAGAAGTTGTAAACGCATATATCACTTCAAGATTTGAATCGGTTGCGGTCGTAGTTAGGGAACGTTTGGAAGACCCGCTCGATGATTTAGGGGTGGTACATTTACAATTAGAGCAAATATCGGTAATTGGCAGGTGTGAATATCAAAAGACATATACCTTGTTGGTACAACTGTTTGATCAAGCTGCCAGAGCTTACCAAGAATTAATGACGCAGCCCCAAGCATCTCCGGCCCAACAAATGGATACATCTATACAAGAGGGTCAACTCACATGGCTTGTGTACATTATAG gtgGTGTCATTGGTGGGAAAGTAACATTTAACACCAACGAAGAGTATGACGCGATGGATGGTGAATTAGTCTGCAGAGTACTTCAATTAATGAATTTGACTGATTCGAGACTCGCGCAAGGTGGCTGTGAGAAATTGGAGTTGGCAATGTTGAGTTTCTTTGAGCAATTTCGTAAAATATATGTAGGCGAACAGGTTCAAAAAAATCCAAAGGTATACAGAAGACTGTCGGATGTTCTGGGAGTGAACGATGAATCTATGATACTCGGTATTCTTATCCGAAAGAT AATAACAAATCTCAAGTATTGGGGTCGTAGCGAGCAAATTATTTCCAAAACGTTACAACTATTAAACGATCTCTCTGTGGGTTATAGCTGTGTTCGTAAACTTGTAAAATTAGAAGAAGTACAATTTATGCTCAACAATCACACA GGAGAGCATTTTCCATTTTTGGGAAACAACGTCCCTGTAACGGAAATGCGTTGCAGATCAATGTTCTACACGTCCCTGGGTAGATTACTGATGGTAGATTTGGGGGAAGACGAAGAAAGGTTTCACACGTTTATGTTACCCTTAACGG GCGCATTAGAGAGCTTGGGTCAATTAATGGGCGCTGCCGATCCTTCGCTTTTCGCGGCAGAAGAAGCAAAAAAGGCACTGATCGGCTTAGCGAGAGACCTGAGGGGTTTAGCTTATGCGTTTAATACAAAAACATCATACATGATGCTGTTCGATTGGAT ATATCCAAATTACACACCAATTTTATTGCACGCTGTGGAATTATGGCACTATCAACCGCAAGTTACAACACCTGTCCTGAAATTATTTGCCGAATTAGTACAAAATAGGTGTCAACGATTACAATTTGACGCATCTTCTCCGAATGGGATTCTATTATTTCGGGAGGCTAGTAAAGTAATATGTAGTTACGGTAATCGCATATTGGGCGTTGATGTTCCAAAGGATCAAATATACCCTTTAAAACTCAAGGGAATAAGTATATGCTTTAGTATGTTAAAAGCAGCTTTATGTGGCAACTACGTGAATTTTGGAGCGTTCAGATTGTACGGTGACGAAGCATTGGACAACGCGCTGAACACATTTGTAAAATTACTTCTCAGTATACCACAGAGTGATTTACTG GATTACCCGAAACTATCTACAACGTATTACGTGTTACTCGAGTGCTTGGCACAGGATCACATGGTTTTCCTCTCTACCTTAGAACCCAGAGTTTTCTTGTACATTCTATCGAGCATCAGTGAAGGCCTTACAGCATTAG ATACAATGGTTTGTACTGGTTGCTGCGCCACTCTTGATCATATCGTgacatatttatttaaacaacttTATCCAAAAG GGGGCTACGCGAGAAGAAAAAATGCCGTGGTTCCAGGTGGTGGAGATTTATTACAAGTTCTAAAGCAACATCCCGAAATCCTTCAGCAAATATTGAGCACTGTATTAAATGTGATAATGTTCGAGGACTGTAGGAATCAATGGAGTATGTCACGTCCCCTTTTAggattaattcttttaaacgaaGAA TATTTTAATCAATTACGAGAAAATATCATTAGAAGCCAACCAGTTGATAAGCAGGCAACAATGGCACAATGGTTTGAGAACCTCATGGAAGGAATTGAAAGGAATTTACTCACAAGGAATAGAGATag GTTTACACAAAATTTATCGTTGCTTATAAAAGATATAAATGATATCTTGAAGGGACCTTATACATCTGTAAACTCTGTCAGTGATATGATGGCTTTGTAG